aacaaacatctCCCATTAAATAGTTAATCATTTCCTGTGTTTGCTTTCATGAGTAACTGGAGTTGCAATTGGAGAAATACTGTTCTTCTGTTTAGCGATACTTTAGGTAAAGAGATATCTCAATTTGTGAGAATCGATTAGACCTATGTGGTGTCATTGATCAATTTAATTAGCGAGGGGAAGGATTAAGCCACAAGGAGAGCACTATTCGTGAAACTATTCCAGCAACAAACGCTGTAAACCAAATTGTAATATAAGATAAATAACCctctataaaaataactgtACAAACCTTCTTCAAATTCAAAGTTCTTTATAAGCagttaaattcaaacaatttaaaagaaaatagctGAGGCTTCCATAGTTCAGTTCTTTATGATTGATATTAACAAAGGCTCACAGCTAGAAACGTCACTCATCTTCAAACAATTTCAGCCAGCTTCAGACAAGATGTTTAAGACTTACAGCATCAGTtactttcaaacattttcaaaaacaatatttaaggCTTCCATAGTCCagtttgttctttttatttaatacaaggTTCAAGGGTCTAACCTGGGGGTTGATATGTCAGTCTGCCAGGGTTTTATTCTTACATATATGGATAATGATTAGTTAATGTATACTATATATGTAACGAGTATTTATTACACATATTGATTGACGACTCTACacacttttcttcttttctcacACCTAACCTCATTCCTGACACACGCATGCCAACCTTACTCACTTTTCAAGCATACCAACATTCCAACTCTCACAGTTctttataattgatattatcaAAGGCTCATAGCCAGAAACGTCACTCACCACATTTTGTATTGTTATAGGGATAATGGCCTCCTTTAGTTGGTAGCTAGGTATTGTGTGTGTGTTGGCAGGCGTGTATGTGAGTTGTTGCTCAGAGCTAAATGGATAATTTTCGTTCTTGATCGAATAATGGGACAACTATTTCTAgtttgattatatttaaatgaggTTAAACgcacgataattaattaatatagttaATCAAAACGGTTCGCTTGCTCGGGTAAGAGAGTAGGCGCATGCGCAGCAGACATACAAAACGAAAATTGGCGCATCGGCACCACACGCACGCTCGCAAAGCttataacaaaaaaagcaCTAGCTTAGATATCGAGCTTTTACGTCGTCAATAATGTATAAGCACAGTTGTAAggtttatattatacaaatgaatGTAGTAGGAAATATGAGGAAAATGTAAGGTAAaaggtaaataataataacaacatgTATGCAACCTACTATCTTCCACTTACaaagaatgataaaaagaaGCCGCCCCGGTGCCCTCTGGAATAGTTTCACGAGATTCCCACCCAAAGCAAACGTCCTTCGTTACATTTGTTGAAGCGTAAGGACCTGTCGTTGCAGGTGAGCGGGATCAGCACCGAGATCTTCAAGCAGATCGAGACGGTCGAAAACGATCATGACGCCTCAACGGCAGCAGCCCTCGAAGCTGTCGAACGGAGGGGTGAGATGGTCGTGCGAGTCATCGAGCCACGGCAAATGGGCAGGCAGGCGTCGGAAGCCGCGAAGAAGTTCACCGCGATGCAGGTCTGATGATTCTTCGTTTAATTATGTCATTCGTTAATTCCTGAAGCGTTCCTCGCACCTCATCGACCCAAAACAATGGGATGGTAATCGGAGATTAGGCCTAgcattttctaaattacaaGCAGCAATATTAAGTACCACCTTATCATTCCTTATCATTTCATCTTCTACATAGAAATCCTTGCTTCGGACAGGTCTGGTTCCCTGAAAGCACAGACGGTTGCCTGATAACAGATCCCATCGGAGTAGTAAATCTCTGCTTTGAAGGGGCCCGATTCCCTGAAAACACATGTAGAGTAGTAACTGGCCTTCCCAGTTAGGTTATTCCACCAGCCAAGTTGTAATAATTGCTtcccatttttatttgtcattcAATACTATGAAATATCAGCTGATATCGCAGAAACTTTCTTGTTCCAGGATCCGAAGCACCCCATCCACTTTGTGGAAATAATCAAGAGGCCAGGGCAGACGCTAGGGCTCTACATACGCGAGGGCAACGGCGTCGACAGGAACGATGGCGTCTTTATCTCGAGGATAGCCCTGGAGACCGCTGTCTACAACAGCGGCTGCTTGAAGGTGATGCTCCTTTTTCCATCAGAAACCTCTAGACGCCCTCTATCCCTTTCTTCATATTTTACTGCGCCAGCAACTCTAATTCCTACTAACTCCTAACTCCTAACTCCACTCTAGTAACTTACAGGGAACCTCCAGcaacagaaaattaatgtGTGCTCTTcggaacaatttttaatgtaaattcagATATCAGTGgtcgtatttataaatttatatccaTCAATTAATACTGTTCTTGGTTCCTTGTTCCAGGTGGGTGACGAGATCCTAGCGGTGAACCTGGTCGACGTAACACACATGAGCCTAGATGATGTGGTAATCATCATGTCGATACCCAGGAGGCTTGTCTTGGCAACGAGACACGGTCAGCACCAGCCCATCTCCCACAGTCGTCAAACTGAGCACAAGGCACCACCAGTTGTCGTGATCAAGAGGGAGTTGAACGAAGACGAGAGTGATCATGCAACGAGCAATCATGTCAGGTACTCTATATTTAATGTTAAGTGCATTTATATCGCACAGTGTGGGATAGATGAAACACAGACCATctaataatgattttaattgCAGAGATGGTAATCGTAGACGCGGCGATGGTCGCGAAATGCTGCCATCCAGGTCGAGACTGGGTCTGACAGGTCTAGGATCCAGCCAGGATCTAGGATCAAGCAACGGTGATTTGTACTACAATTCCAGACCGGAGGGACACTGGTCCTACCAACCACCGCCACCACCAGTCATCACACACCAACCAAAACCGTCAGCTACGCAACATTTCCAGCCGTACGAGCGTGGATATCCCAAAACGTTGGAGAGTTTGGCTGAAAAAGTAAGTCCTGAGTGATATCTCATTCTTTGTCCACTATTCTGACGCAGGTCGagatttaatttcaagaaaacattgaaattgaCTCTGTCGGCAGGagagaaatgaaaggaaaatgtGTATCGGATGAAGATTTGTGCCTGATAATCGGTAGAAGGCAACGATGCAATGAAAATTCATCTGATAATTCTTGATCGAGTCGCAAGAACACTATTTATATAATGATTTATACATACTATTCATATAATCTATGTAATTGTCTTTTGGATGCCTTATGTAGTAATGAGAAAGTATACAGCCACCAACACAgcctataaaaattatacaaacacTTCGATTTTTGAGGTTCCAGTATcttaaaatagtttttcataaaaagtaattatactACGATATTCAATGTGCAGTTACATTTTGccatttgcattttaaaattaaaagaaagaatcaaatatatatagacacttattaaacaaaaatttttattaaatttcatatcaaaATAACAGGTTTAGATGTTTTTCTATgttcagtttcaaattttaatgaattatatatctCAGTAACGCTGTGGTCAATGATTGTTACTTTTTGTTATACGgtttataattatgtacatttcttATAACATGTCAAACTTTCAGCAACTtcataaattgcaatttgatTCAAATTGAACAAGTTCACTATGAAAATCTGTACGTTCCATAAGAAgctgtattaaaattacaaaatttttatatcatttttcataaaaattttataacttCGGTTCTTGTAACACATCAAACGTTTTGTTAAAATACtacattaaacaaattcatggAACAACTACTTTAAGATACCTAAACCTCCAAAATCCAAGtatttgtatacttttgatACCCAGTGTAGTGAACTCCGAAGCAATTCTCTTAGGATAGTTAACGTAAAGACAAGAACGAGACTCCTTATTGCTTATTCAGCTTACGATGCCTCAGATCTAGTTAATGGAGCTCTGTTTAAGTCGAAGCTTGCCAATCTACGAAAGATGAAACTCGAGCTATACCTCAACCATAAATCTCCAGCTGCTGTCAGGAGTAGGTCACACATAGATGTTCTAGACGATGTGGATCGAGCACCCTTTCACATACCTGTCTGCACCAAGTTGACACTTGTTTGCCCTTTTCTGTCCTCAATTGCAATCGCGATTAATAAGAAAGTGGTGAATTCGTGGCAATGTATCGAGACACTCTTGATAGAGATCAGTGTGATGCGTGCTGTCCTGATCTCCAAGACGTTTGGATGGGGGAAATAATCCTTGTGGAAACGAAAAAAGGAGCGGATTGTATCGTAACAGTATTGATAGTCAGGGACTTGTCCGAGTATCGTCCAAACGACTTGGAGGACGATGGTACGCAGCTCTCTCGTGTTTCGACCACGTGTTTCACATGACTAATCGGTTCTATGAATGAATGCTACGTTGATATTAACCAGGATTTCACAAAGGTAAAGAAACCACTAACTCTTTCTTGATATCTAGACTTGTGTATGAGCGCAATTTCCTGCACCGTGCCCGACCTGGACAGTGGACAAgcatttgtacattttcatgTGGGTCAGTTTCATCTTCAAATAGCTGCAAATAAATTGGATGgttgaaataaacattgctCGGATCCCATAAAATGGCCAAACGTTTGTCAGTGTCCACGTGGAATTGATCACGCGTATGTCTCTCACTGTTTGTGATGTGAACCTACTTTTTGTTGCCTCGTAAGCTTTGCTATGCGCTcgttctttcaatttctttttttctgagTATTGTCTCACCTCGTGACGATCCGTGATCGTCATAGTCCACACGATAAATGGATCCATGGACTAATAAATCGCTCAAATGCAGATTAAAAGAATGTACCACTACTGGAAGATCCATCGATCGTGTTGGCACAAGTAATTCACAGTTGGGGTTCCCTTCGATCACAGTCGACTTGAATTTTTCCTTAACACTTTAGCTATTGGCTTACTTTAAGTCTAATACATGTTTGAACGAGATTTTCTACATTAGCATTAATATAGGATAATGTAAACTTCTGCTGCCAAGTGTAGCGAAAGCTTTGTAAACATTGGAATTAAAATACctgtaagaatattttatgtcacGCTTTGACTACTGTTATCCAGGAGGAATCTACAAGTTAGAAGTCTTTGCTACATTAGATTATATTAATGTAGGCTTGCGATACCTTCTGCATACAAGTCTTGGGGGATTCCCTATGTTACAGTCAATGATACAATTTATAGGTTCcattaaacattgaaattaaaatgcaaacaagTTTAGAAAGCCAAAGgagtagataaagtgttaattactAACCCTGTAATTACATTGAGTACAACCCTTGTACAGATCTTTTATCTGGTCAGCTGTGAGTCGAAGGAACACATATATGCATTCAGAATAGAACAACGCGAGATTGACAACTGTTAATGGATTCAGGTACACTCTTTCTACACGGGGCCTGTAATGCCCTCTAATGGTGGTCGACGAATGTCCACGGGCGCAGGAATGCAGTCAATTGGTGGCAGATTGTCTGGTCAGACCCAGTCTTCGCACTATGGATACGGTCAGCACTCAAGCAGTGGAAGAATCATGCCTAGAAGTGGCTCCGATCAGCATCTACCCCGTGTGGATTACACCAGCATCACCACACCTGCTCGACACACTCTTCTTAGATCTAGCTTGAAGTCAGGTCTgcaattttccatttcatacAAGAACTACTCGTTACCACTTTCTCGTCACTCACTTTTAGTATTTTCCATGAATATTTGTTATCTAAATACTAGGAAACCAATtgcaatatttcttgttgttATATACTAGGTATCAAAAATGCACAAACGCTTGGATTTTAACCTTACTTGATAGTTATTCGGTTAAATATGAATCACATAGCCTATTTCATAGCCTTAAACTGACCACCCcagttttattaaatctatgtgacaattttgtaactttaaCACAGTTTCTTATGGAACAGATATCACGTAcattaaatttggaatttaatgaattatcGAAGCTTCTTAAACATCTTGCTTCGTCtcaaataagaatataatagaaatatggTCGGtatgatactttttttttaatcaaaataggTACGTCAGCATTGAGATACAACACAAGGTATGCTACCCAAGCCGATACAACGTCGTCCACCCAGAGGCAAGGTCAGTTTGGCACCCTGACGAGGAGGCATCGACCATCGTTAGATTATGCGTCAGACACAGAGGCAACGTGTTCCAGTTCGCCTAAGTCAGCGTATTATTACTACAGGCACAACATGAATAATCCACCGCAAAGCAGCGCTGTCTCACACCTGGCGACCCTCTCGAGGTCGCAAATTGGTCAGAGTTCCTCTGGTTAGTAGCTATTGTCCctataataaacattaataagcGGAAAAATTGCAATGgtgtacaataaaaatgttacgatGATCTGAAAAACATCTAAAAGAATAAGCTAAATTGTTCAAGTACTCTTAAATCTCCTTTTGTCATTTATTCTGGGTCTACCATACCGTGAAAGATACATTACGTTTAATTGAATGAGAAATAATGACTGACAACAGAGATAATCACGTCTGTACGTCTATTACAGGTTTGAGGTCGAATTCGTTACCTCGAAGTGGCAGAACATTGCCTCAGCAACCTGGTCTTCGATCAGGACTTAGCACAGTAGCATCAGGGCTGATCGATCAAGAAGACAGCGATGGAGCGCTATCAGCACCTGAGTTGCCTTCTATCAGGCGTGACAGaggtaagaaattaatttatctatcaactattacaataattgttaCCAAAAAGTGAGTTAACAAGCGAGtaatgttaaaaagaaattggaaatacATAGGTATATAGGTAAAATCACTGTACGATACTGATATTAGTATAGTTCAGTGAggagtaaattaattcatctACCAactgttataataattgttactaAAAATTGAGATAACAAGCGAGtaatgttaaaaagaaattggaaatacATAGGTATATAGGTAAAATTACCGTACGATACTGATATTAGTATAGTTTAGTGAGTTTAATCGATGGACTAGCTAGTTCTCGTGTTAATGAGTCTATGAATCTGTATAAATCTATAAGTTACATGGATGTGTGAACAGGGAGAATACCATCATCACCAAGTGTGTTCACATCGGATGAGTATCGAGCATGGCTGAGTCGAACACCAAGCACCAGTGCATTGTACGAGCAAATCAGGGCGACCACGAGTAGGCCACCTCGTTATACCTACAGTGCTGAGAACATTCACGCAGCTGTCAATCaagtaaagaatatttatttcaccgttattacaataattaatttaatatattaatacctAAAACGAAACAGAACGTAATCACAGAAAACGCTGCACTGTACACAGTACCGGGGACAGATATTGAACTACGTATTCTTATTGTTACAAGTGGGaggtattaaaagaaaaaatagcaCTGGATTTTACTAATAAAGAGGATAATACTTAATGACAGAATGATCGAGTGTAAACATTGTTTGCGTACAATTACATAAATCATGATAGAAGAAgtgtatttagtaatttttaaagGGAAGTAGACGTTTAGACAGAAATAGAACATTTACTTTTCacttatataataaaatgaataaaagaatagaaacCTAGATCACTGACGTTACAGTAGTGCCAACCTAAACTCGATACAGAACCACTGTTCATAGGGGAATTCCCAAACATCTAAAAGAATAAGAAACCTAGATTACTGATCTCACGGTACTACCAACTTAAACTCAATACAGAACCACGATTGCTCGTGTcccaaaatataaatgtaattcacGTTCTTCAGGGTGATTACGGCAACTACGGGGCGTACAGGCCACTGTCAAGCACTCTGGACCGTCTGTCGACAAGATCAGCCTCGGCACAACAAGTGAACCTGGCCAATCTGAGAGCATCGACGGCGATCAGCTCAACCTGTCACCGTGGAACGACGAATCCAAGACCGGCCTCGGTTGCGTCGAGCGCGCGCGCGTCCCTGACGAGTCAGAAACCGTCTCTCAGCAACTCGACCGCACAGAGAGCTACCTCGGTAAGGAGAATCAGGAATCTACTGGACCTGGAGTCAACGAGAAGCATACCCACCCCCACGCCTACCAGAACTCAGGATCAAAGACTGCTAGACATTAATCCTGCAGGTGAGGAGAAAGGAGCGTTAAGTCTAGTTTCTTTGGACCATgagttttttcttttgttcgttGGAGGAGTCTTTGGAAGACATCGTTCACCTCTTGGGGAAAGACCAGAGGCTTGGGATTCCACAGACTGTAGGGACTTTCccattaatatttctacagCGTGGGGAACCTCTTACACCTGCAGAGTCATAAGGAAGATCTCCTTTCTTTTGCAGAGTTCCTCAAGTATAAGATAGAGAAGCCACCGACTGTAGGGACTCCGAACTCGACTAGTTCTCTCTTGAGCTCGCTCGGGGAAACCAACAGCGGCGATCTGGCAGGTGGGGTCAGCGGATTGCTCTACGTCCATCTGTTGGCAGGACGCGGCCTCCGTTCGACGACGTCCTCGTCAGCGGCTACCACACCCTCCACGCCATCAGGTCAGCCTAATTTAGGTATGTTCGGGTCTCCACGTCCCTTGGCAGGTTCTACGCTGCACAGACACCGCGGTTAACTCGACTCTTTGAAATACAACAATTCCGTTTAGCATCAGCTCTGTTAATAATGGACACTTttgattgaaactttttttccgcGATGGATCTCATCTAAACCTACAAA
This region of Hylaeus volcanicus isolate JK05 chromosome 9, UHH_iyHylVolc1.0_haploid, whole genome shotgun sequence genomic DNA includes:
- the LOC128881820 gene encoding rho GTPase-activating protein 100F isoform X4, which translates into the protein MDTLAGTKRATTGGETDRRKEEQTWTQGTARERGAEGWTKPEELPAAGLADDTSNKRGCKSAAQVWMSLLSLCDRMCGSTAWLVLFTCLHREGRGEVTDISASPGRQAPANQLRPKEPPPMVIQGDFRKVSGISTEIFKQIETVENDHDASTAAALEAVERRGEMVVRVIEPRQMGRQASEAAKKFTAMQDPKHPIHFVEIIKRPGQTLGLYIREGNGVDRNDGVFISRIALETAVYNSGCLKVGDEILAVNLVDVTHMSLDDVVIIMSIPRRLVLATRHGQHQPISHSRQTEHKAPPVVVIKRELNEDESDHATSNHVRDGNRRRGDGREMLPSRSRLGLTGLGSSQDLGSSNGDLYYNSRPEGHWSYQPPPPPVITHQPKPSATQHFQPYERGYPKTLESLAEKVHSFYTGPVMPSNGGRRMSTGAGMQSIGGRLSGQTQSSHYGYGQHSSSGRIMPRSGSDQHLPRVDYTSITTPARHTLLRSSLKSGTSALRYNTRYATQADTTSSTQRQGQFGTLTRRHRPSLDYASDTEATCSSSPKSAYYYYRHNMNNPPQSSAVSHLATLSRSQIGQSSSGLRSNSLPRSGRTLPQQPGLRSGLSTVASGLIDQEDSDGALSAPELPSIRRDRGRIPSSPSVFTSDEYRAWLSRTPSTSALYEQIRATTSRPPRYTYSAENIHAAVNQGDYGNYGAYRPLSSTLDRLSTRSASAQQVNLANLRASTAISSTCHRGTTNPRPASVASSARASLTSQKPSLSNSTAQRATSVRRIRNLLDLESTRSIPTPTPTRTQDQRLLDINPAEFLKYKIEKPPTVGTPNSTSSLLSSLGETNSGDLAGGVSGLLYVHLLAGRGLRSTTSSSAATTPSTPSGQPNLASCGLRDLYCVLECDRVHKARTVVRTGDLMFDWDETFELDLVGNRQLDLLVYSWDPQYRHKLCYKGSVHLATLLKESPVHQLAVKVEPRGTIYLKLRYTDAQQTFRRRGLPVISLATRAAPLFGVDLDTVVSRESKTGGVTGGVSTALAMGVPNVPIIVWRCVEEVERRGLDIIGLYRLCGSASKKRILREAFERNARSVNLSPDNVPDINVITGVLKDYLRELPEPLFTKCLYQMMVDALTVCIPDDPQGNAKLMFSILNCLPKVNRCTLIYLLDHLAMVVSQCNKMSPASLAVCFGPVLMLYSEENGPPLDFQQPIAVLKYLLEIWPVKSVRKISSVASALPRVTPPVEHNNSQQLLQQQPQQQVQQQIQGTLGRTGLPWQQQHSLHQQSPTTVPAALAPSTRPPPPVKPRQSKRKLPALPNR
- the LOC128881820 gene encoding rho GTPase-activating protein 100F isoform X1, which codes for MDTLAGTKRATTGGETDRRKEEQTWTQGTARERGAEGWTKPEELPAAGLADDTSNKRGCKSAAQVWMSLLSLCDRMCGSTAWLVLFTCLHREGRGEVTDISASPGRQAPANQLRPKEPPPMVIQGDFRKVSGISTEIFKQIETVENDHDASTAAALEAVERRGEMVVRVIEPRQMGRQASEAAKKFTAMQDPKHPIHFVEIIKRPGQTLGLYIREGNGVDRNDGVFISRIALETAVYNSGCLKVGDEILAVNLVDVTHMSLDDVVIIMSIPRRLVLATRHGQHQPISHSRQTEHKAPPVVVIKRELNEDESDHATSNHVRDGNRRRGDGREMLPSRSRLGLTGLGSSQDLGSSNGDLYYNSRPEGHWSYQPPPPPVITHQPKPSATQHFQPYERGYPKTLESLAEKVHSFYTGPVMPSNGGRRMSTGAGMQSIGGRLSGQTQSSHYGYGQHSSSGRIMPRSGSDQHLPRVDYTSITTPARHTLLRSSLKSGTSALRYNTRYATQADTTSSTQRQGQFGTLTRRHRPSLDYASDTEATCSSSPKSAYYYYRHNMNNPPQSSAVSHLATLSRSQIGQSSSGLRSNSLPRSGRTLPQQPGLRSGLSTVASGLIDQEDSDGALSAPELPSIRRDRGRIPSSPSVFTSDEYRAWLSRTPSTSALYEQIRATTSRPPRYTYSAENIHAAVNQGDYGNYGAYRPLSSTLDRLSTRSASAQQVNLANLRASTAISSTCHRGTTNPRPASVASSARASLTSQKPSLSNSTAQRATSVRRIRNLLDLESTRSIPTPTPTRTQDQRLLDINPAEFLKYKIEKPPTVGTPNSTSSLLSSLGETNSGDLAGGVSGLLYVHLLAGRGLRSTTSSSAATTPSTPSGQPNLASCGLRDLYCVLECDRVHKARTVVRTGDLMFDWDETFELDLVGNRQLDLLVYSWDPQYRHKLCYKGSVHLATLLKESPVHQLAVKVEPRGTIYLKLRYTDAQQTFRRRGLPVISLATRAAPLFGVDLDTVVSRESKTGGVTGGVSTALAMGVPNVPIIVWRCVEEVERRGLDIIGLYRLCGSASKKRILREAFERNARSVNLSPDNVPDINVITGVLKDYLRELPEPLFTKCLYQMMVDALTVCIPDDPQGNAKLMFSILNCLPKVNRCTLIYLLDHLAMVVSQCNKMSPASLAVCFGPVLMLYSEENGPPLDFQQPIAVLKYLLEIWPVKSVRKISSVASALPRVTPPVEHNNSQQLLQQQPQQQVQQQIQGTLGRTGLPWQQQHSLHQQSPTTVPAALAPSTRPPPPVKPRQVIVSSPGSPSSEESEASPEPINKSLLGGLGLEKGNEGATADSTGPGTEQITPTSSVDTEEGNTPHPEEGERGVEGDAEASDC
- the LOC128881820 gene encoding rho GTPase-activating protein 100F isoform X3, whose translation is MDTLAGTKRATTGGETDRRKEEQTWTQGTARERGAEGWTKPEELPAAGLADDTSNKRGCKSAAQVWMSLLSLCDRMCGSTAWLVLFTCLHREGRGEVTDISASPGRQAPANQLRPKEPPPMVIQGDFRKVSGISTEIFKQIETVENDHDASTAAALEAVERRGEMVVRVIEPRQMGRQASEAAKKFTAMQDPKHPIHFVEIIKRPGQTLGLYIREGNGVDRNDGVFISRIALETAVYNSGCLKVGDEILAVNLVDVTHMSLDDVVIIMSIPRRLVLATRHGQHQPISHSRQTEHKAPPVVVIKRELNEDESDHATSNHVRDGNRRRGDGREMLPSRSRLGLTGLGSSQDLGSSNGDLYYNSRPEGHWSYQPPPPPVITHQPKPSATQHFQPYERGYPKTLESLAEKVHSFYTGPVMPSNGGRRMSTGAGMQSIGGRLSGQTQSSHYGYGQHSSSGRIMPRSGSDQHLPRVDYTSITTPARHTLLRSSLKSGTSALRYNTRYATQADTTSSTQRQGQFGTLTRRHRPSLDYASDTEATCSSSPKSAYYYYRHNMNNPPQSSAVSHLATLSRSQIGQSSSGLRSNSLPRSGRTLPQQPGLRSGLSTVASGLIDQEDSDGALSAPELPSIRRDRGRIPSSPSVFTSDEYRAWLSRTPSTSALYEQIRATTSRPPRYTYSAENIHAAVNQGDYGNYGAYRPLSSTLDRLSTRSASAQQVNLANLRASTAISSTCHRGTTNPRPASVASSARASLTSQKPSLSNSTAQRATSVRRIRNLLDLESTRSIPTPTPTRTQDQRLLDINPAEFLKYKIEKPPTVGTPNSTSSLLSSLGETNSGDLAGGVSGLLYVHLLAGRGLRSTTSSSAATTPSTPSGQPNLASCGLRDLYCVLECDRVHKARTVVRTGDLMFDWDETFELDLVGNRQLDLLVYSWDPQYRHKLCYKGSVHLATLLKESPVHQLAVKVEPRGTIYLKLRYTDAQQTFRRRGLPVISLATRAAPLFGVDLDTVVSRESKTGGVTGGVSTALAMGVPNVPIIVWRCVEEVERRGLDIIGLYRLCGSASKKRILREAFERNARSVNLSPDNVPDINVITGVLKDYLRELPEPLFTKCLYQMMVDALTVCIPDDPQGNAKLMFSILNCLPKVNRCTLIYLLDHLAMVVSQCNKMSPASLAVCFGPVLMLYSEENGPPLDFQQPIAVLKYLLEIWPVKSDSSEDFFSRFSTSSSYATSRAQQQSAASAAAAAATGAATNPGNIGTHRAALAAATLTSSTVSNYGTRSPRSLHSSTTPGQASTEQAQIAGSTKPLTAQRRRFLHRYYRYYRFHSRFTSAFSYRYHMHGLCQATISQNTSVHTTG
- the LOC128881820 gene encoding rho GTPase-activating protein 100F isoform X5, which gives rise to MDTLAGTKRATTGGETDRRKEEQTWTQGTARERGAEGWTKPEELPAAGLADDTSNKRGCKSAAQVWMSLLSLCDRMCGSTAWLVLFTCLHREGRGEVTDISASPGRQAPANQLRPKEPPPMVIQGDFRKVSGISTEIFKQIETVENDHDASTAAALEAVERRGEMVVRVIEPRQMGRQASEAAKKFTAMQDPKHPIHFVEIIKRPGQTLGLYIREGNGVDRNDGVFISRIALETAVYNSGCLKVGDEILAVNLVDVTHMSLDDVVIIMSIPRRLVLATRHGQHQPISHSRQTEHKAPPVVVIKRELNEDESDHATSNHVRDGNRRRGDGREMLPSRSRLGLTGLGSSQDLGSSNGDLYYNSRPEGHWSYQPPPPPVITHQPKPSATQHFQPYERGYPKTLESLAEKVHSFYTGPVMPSNGGRRMSTGAGMQSIGGRLSGQTQSSHYGYGQHSSSGRIMPRSGSDQHLPRVDYTSITTPARHTLLRSSLKSGTSALRYNTRYATQADTTSSTQRQGQFGTLTRRHRPSLDYASDTEATCSSSPKSAYYYYRHNMNNPPQSSAVSHLATLSRSQIGQSSSGLRSNSLPRSGRTLPQQPGLRSGLSTVASGLIDQEDSDGALSAPELPSIRRDRGRIPSSPSVFTSDEYRAWLSRTPSTSALYEQIRATTSRPPRYTYSAENIHAAVNQGDYGNYGAYRPLSSTLDRLSTRSASAQQVNLANLRASTAISSTCHRGTTNPRPASVASSARASLTSQKPSLSNSTAQRATSVRRIRNLLDLESTRSIPTPTPTRTQDQRLLDINPAEFLKYKIEKPPTVGTPNSTSSLLSSLGETNSGDLAGGVSGLLYVHLLAGRGLRSTTSSSAATTPSTPSGQPNLASCGLRDLYCVLECDRVHKARTVVRTGDLMFDWDETFELDLVGNRQLDLLVYSWDPQYRHKLCYKGSVHLATLLKESPVHQLAVKVEPRGTIYLKLRYTDAQQTFRRRGLPVISLATRAAPLFGVDLDTVVSRESKTGGVTGGVSTALAMGVPNVPIIVWRCVEEVERRGLDIIGLYRLCGSASKKRILREAFERNARSVNLSPDNVPDINVITGVLKDYLRELPEPLFTKCLYQMMVDALTVCIPDDPQGNAKLMFSILNCLPKVNRCTLIYLLDHLAMVVSQCNKMSPASLAVCFGPVLMLYSEENGPPLDFQQPIAVLKYLLEIWPVKSDSSEDFFSRFSTSSSYATSRAQQQSAASAAAAAATGAATNPGNIGTHRAALAAATLTSSTVSNYGTRSPRSLHSSTTPGQASTGDSLVSRFT